Proteins encoded together in one Microplitis mediator isolate UGA2020A chromosome 7, iyMicMedi2.1, whole genome shotgun sequence window:
- the LOC130671658 gene encoding nuclear pore complex protein Nup85, which translates to MAEEDNPQIFGIPDDLCRRAGIAATWRTGNKLGVFAHKHINVYSGDKNSNFYPCDSQVHFLGPEIILFNPILRKLVNESNGVFLSIRKIGKTNLNEVRPELVRHSKQYRSILRACVESLQDAAESKSDDRELYENFLTIFYNVECVWHLTEILYIDTLPGDVVLPQLLEWVRFHFPSRELMAMKILSKKTIGAELENMNYWEAVIGCALHGKLDIVSALLSFHTKADHPAFVTANQVLKTMPVYNVYGGYSVNEFTMRWKHWQSDLTSNLEYKRFMIDHNLEELMRLIAGDESTLWEFAKYTEAWYELVAAKLLYSSPCCKQPELAQHANNIAERWQAGRNLDHIILALMESDLYKVIEQIQYMNDNGWFAAHLTDLLYSCEKLKIMDEEQANVTAQLHESLLLDYGSTLFSHSSLWQCGASYLENCPTSGIARLEALLQSIPMGTEARIHKIINVARNNDLINVVRSLCKIQGIKCIRRGRIGNALAWAIKAQDGVFATYIADEFLKNYAEESEIQCKDLLENLGASMLTSDRLTFLGKYCEFHQMYEMREFKEAARLLVALIISNLTPKYFWSILLTDAIPLLESEEVLFSSEDTFILMRCVEEHGDDPKFEDKLEIFRLAAARNLARALNLEGCQLE; encoded by the exons ATGGCCGAAGAAGATAATCCGCAAATATTC ggAATACCTGATGATTTATGCAGACGAGCAGGTATCGCAGCTACTTGGCGTACTGGTAATAAACTTGGAGTATTTGCTCATAAACATATAAATGTTTATTCAGGAG ataaaaatagtaatttctaTCCATGCGATAGTCAAGTGCATTTTCTCGGACcagaaataatattattcaatCCAATATTACGTAAATTAGTAAACGAAAGCAATGGCGTGTTTCtttcaataagaaaaataGGCAAAACAAATTTGAATGAAGTGAGACCAGAGCTTGTAAGACACAGCAAACAATATCGTTCTATTTTACGTGCCTGTGTCGAAAGTCTACAAGATGCCGCTGAAAGTAAATCCGATGACCGAGAATTATACGAAAATTTCCtcacaatattttataatgttgAGTGTGTTTGGCATTTAACTGAAATTCTTTATATCGATACACTCCcag gagATGTTGTTCTTCCTCAACTATTAGAGTGGGTACGTTTTCATTTTCCATCGCGTGAGCTCATggcaatgaaaattttgtcaaaGAAAACAATTGGAGCTGAATTAGAAAACATGAATTATTGGGAAGCTGTAATTGGTTGTGCGCTTCATGGTAAACTAGATATAGTCAGTGCACTTTTGTCGTTTCATACAAAAGCAGATCATCCGGCCTTCGTAACTGCTAACCAAGTACTCAAAACAATGCCAGTTTATAATGTCTATGGGGGTTATTCTGTCAATGAATTCACAATGCGATGGAAACACTGGCAGTCAGATTTAACATCTAATCTCGAGTACAAAAGATTTATGATCGATCATAATTTAGAAGAACTTATGAGA ttaatagcTGGAGATGAATCAACACTATGGGAGTTCGCTAAATATACTGAAGCATGGTATGAACTTGTTGCCGCAAAATTACTTTACTCGTCGCCTTGTTGTAAACAACCTGAGCTAGCGCAACACGCAAACAATATTGCCGAACGATGGCAAGCCGGCAGGAATTTAGATCACATTATTCTCGCTCTAATGGAGAGTGATTTATATAAAGTAATTGAACAGATTCAATACATGAATGACAATGGATGGTTCGCTGCTCACCTTACTGATTTGTTGTACAGTTGTGAGAAGCTCAAAATAATGGACGAAGAGCAAgccaa tgtaactGCACAATTACACGAATCGCTTCTTCTGGATTACGGAAGTACGTTATTTAGTCATTCGTCACTTTGGCAATGTGGTGCAAGTTATCTTGAAAACTGTCCAACATCTGGAATAGCGCGATTAGAAGCACTATTGCAATCGATACCTATGGGAACTGAAGCGAGAatccataaaataattaacgttGCTCgtaataatgatttaattaatgtcG tgagAAGTCTGTGTAAGATCCAAGGAATAAAATGTATTAGACGAGGAAGAATAGGAAATGCTTTAGCATGGGCCATTAAAGCACAAGACGGTGTATTCGCAACGTATATTGCGGATGAGTTCCTTAAGAATTACGCTGAAGAAAGTGAAATTCAGTGCAAAGATCTTCTAGAAAATTTAGGAGCTTCCATGTTGACAAGTGATAGACTAACATTTTTAG gAAAGTATTGTGAATTTCATCAAATGTACGAAATGAGAGAATTCAAAGAAGCAGCACGATTATTAGTTGCtcttattatttcaaatttaacaccgaaata tttctGGTCAATACTACTAACAGATGCCATTCCATTGTTAGAGAGTGAAGAAGTATTGTTTTCAAGTGAAGATACATTTATTCTAATGCGCTGTGTCGAAGAACATGGCGACGACCCGAAATTTGAAGACAAACTTGAAATATTTCGCTTAGCTGCTGCGCGAAATTTAGCGCGCGCTTTAAATCTCGAAGGTTGTCAACTAGAGTAG
- the LOC130670883 gene encoding leucine-rich repeat serine/threonine-protein kinase 1, translated as MEDYTPVDEDFPGRLLHQAALWDNAELLEDLLKGEHAQYINSQDSWGRAPLHAAAITENSRCLGVLLAAGANPNIPCGPRGQYRTPLHVCTEHGHSVNIKKLLEYNVNLNVTDNNGLSPLAIAEKNNDQICIDLLIKAAEKYLLARAATHSSLRAACIQGDTVSVRNIIQNNSEYFECIVNMAPNGANTLLFIASEMGHKDIVRLLLDNGADCRSHPVTKYCPLYIACYNGKLEIVDLLLRHFPKQIQSLTVERWLPIHAAAINSHHSVIDLLLKFEYPQHLLTRFKDPSSEFEYEMAFDINTQDVTGQNVLYIVSMLGNIKIVEALLNYRVKSKKIKTDDINSSQPVSVSKRRISSGIQRLMSSLNFRSKNSEKKEDNLISPFNLDIYCNNNTETALHAAVKAGHTEVVGALLQAGSNPNLPIKINDNCISNSSTESNDSCNNTSPLTIACKNRDVKITDLLLKYGAVDNDCKALKIAAQNRDEVLTAKLLSIKAHPDPEYKINKKAMTEGTQTSHFSALSSFGNVTYPSLFPNTPTMINWHNQQCRLSQIRSQWLIDAVLNVNKKLNVKNNDLVLYAITRIDISHNSITTVPSLIFYLQSLKYLNMAQNKIDNLTAESNNPRDKLCPVLEEIYLQDNRLEMLPNFLMNLPGLEIMDVSNNKLQCLPDNLWQAPKLKELNASFNLLRDLPSQVSQNISRRVQRDDILSNSPSSRSINSQMGLSHEDSTEFESFIKLANAQIIELERPHVWTESVQVTEKISDDTEPGTRSVLTSLNLAHNLFNSIPVALPCLAVNLVRLNMAYNSLRSMSHITSYPASLKQLDLSNNQISCWPSLPQVDGADVMEQATTACYCPATNIQSPMVSNNRQTTTSLRDVVLMSVCTHRRHLRLENLRTLVLANNLLTRIQLTSVDDGESPNVEEESIDRDTKIAYSGSKLYLLFPNVSMLDVSSNQLKEIPYNIYELNNLSVLNISGNVDITELPPQMGLLSRLWNLNTQGCRLQEPLKSMIESKKYKTMDVVGYLKSVLEDAKPYARMKLMIVGIQGIGKTSLLEQLRQEGEVPNKKKSSEHWTKRMGNKNINTKTAKGTTISTVGVDIGDWIYEKKVRGQSSHGPVYFRTWDFGGQKEYYATHQYFLSKRSLYIVVWRIIDGLKGINEIFQWLVNIQSRAPNSPVIIVGTHYDVSNDQSESLQQYIREKFINVVDAEKCGLPKVMETIEISCKTRHNIKMLCNLIYDVVFSLRSPGSKELLLEQRVPASYLALEDVVVQLAHDRKLSGCDPVLKADQYYAAVNNELHKLHRSFRDPAELHQATLFLHENGIILHYDDATLRDLYFLDPQWLCDMLAHVVTIREINPFARCGIMKLDDIQHVFKSSTISSTDTQGYIVSLLNKFEVALTWDYRTLLIPSLLPTEEDILRNNQFIKIPVKTRSWHIRSKKITTPTMPSPSISIDKNNKLNCSLTSRPQPDCSVTRLLLMSYFPSGFWSRLITRILADDAIVEIVMSFITPFKQVVDENIFSALTDTHAEWVLWQTGLELRYAGITLLRLKEVNYNLKNTPYDYRQFKFKLKQDGIWCTVDLKNSAILEIWFPVDTLVIKQPILSGSIDDEPIGYQAIVVEPRPESMPQMLALIVDHIDILLEDWYPTLGTRFVHTSEGKLLVTRLIPCPRCLLNNGDHEGETSDQEHPSEDIPKYYMNNRERQSQDSYKSDGDSGVGYDSSTSSRMPSLEGHPDLIRQYPKPEGILAYSWMVEECILSAYSNKTIACPKHLDIPLSHIAPDIIFMDLGAKHLIKPEDIKRGRMLGRGAFGFVFKGNCRAPCSAGRIDVAMKMLQPVPPGPNSKPSAVLAYKAAQSKWDRDPLQYACKAYCTARQELNILLTLRHVNIVPLVGIVISPLALVLDLAPEGALDNVLKNYRRSGAKLDPYTLQSIILQVAKAVEYLHQQHVIYRDLKSENVLVWQMPLPFAEYPEQHNVHVKVADYGISRLTLPSGAKGFGGTEGFMAPEIIKYNGEEEYTEKVDSFSFGMFIYELVTLRQPFEGHEAVKECILEGGRPPLTFRETLYPCYLLDLMVICWAQNPKDRPTASQIVSIASAPEFTHLIDVTLLTERTHVTAITATSRLLDDNINGDEIWLGHNNGEVDMLLGTEKGWLQHVRIETPVIPYAMCGVDGYIWIGDNAGQIHVYLGSNFGCVGSYNLEPDHYSDSKVVGLIHLEQLKQFAVALYSGKIYLLTNNFTQMKKTEIETKIVDNIKTYSLTAVYRRRRILELWTGQSFGRITIYVLKDGNLVDTCELIHMSNETASKNLFATYLLSAENSVLSYTYPGCIVYQWDVETRQIINKLDMSKLVPCSESLKSISIEENLTTERCQVTALEACINQLYIGTTWGCIAVAECNSLRPITVFRPFEGKVCQIVALKSTDKKKLSLATVGQGYRSLISRYTDYPLDCLVAEDLKHNMYTLLWRSEHWSAA; from the coding sequence ATGGAAGATTACACGCCAGTAGACGAAGATTTTCCAGGTCGTTTGTTGCACCAGGCAGCTCTCTGGGACAACGCCGAGCTCCTGGAGGATTTACTTAAGGGCGAGCATGCCCAGTACATCAACAGTCAGGATTCCTGGGGTCGCGCTCCTCTGCACGCTGCCGCGATAACCGAAAACTCCAGATGTCTAGGAGTTCTATTAGCAGCAGGTGCTAATCCAAATATTCCTTGTGGTCCTCGTGGTCAGTATCGGACTCCCCTTCACGTTTGCACCGAACACGGACActctgtaaatattaaaaaattattagagtaCAATGTTAATCTTAATGTCACTGATAATAATGGATTAAGTCCTCTAGCGAtcgctgaaaaaaataatgatcaaaTTTGCATTGATTTACTGATAAAAGCTGCGGAAAAATATTTGCTGGCACGTGCTGCCACTCATTCATCACTGAGAGCAGCTTGCATCCAAGGTGATACCGTATCAGTTAGAaacattattcaaaataattcagaGTATTTTGAATGCATTGTTAACATGGCGCCAAATGGTGCTAacactttattatttatagccTCCGAAATGGGCCACAAAGATATCGTAAGACTGCTGTTAGACAACGGAGCCGATTGTCGCAGTCACCCTGTTACCAAATACTGTCCACTTTACATCGCTTGTTACAACGGTAAATTAGAAATAGTCGATTTACTACTACGTCATTTTCCAAAACAAATTCAGTCATTGACCGTCGAAAGATGGCTACCAATTCACGCAGCAGCTATTAATTCCCATCATTCAGTTATTGATTTACTCCTGAAATTCGAATACCCCCAGCATCTTCTCACCCGTTTCAAAGATCCGTCCAGTGAATTTGAGTACGAAATGGCATTTGACATAAACACCCAAGACGTCACTGGCCAGAATGTTTTGTACATCGTCAGTATGCTCGGTAACATTAAAATTGTCGAAGCTCTGCTTAACTATCGGGTgaaatcaaagaaaataaaaaccgATGATATCAACAGTAGTCAGCCTGTGTCAGTTTCTAAGCGCAGAATATCCAGCGGGATCCAGCGGCTGATGTCTAGTCTTAATTTCCGTAGTAAAAATAGTGAAAAGAAAGAGGATAATTTGATATCGCCTTTTAATTTAGATATTTACTGCAATAATAATACGGAGACGGCTCTTCATGCTGCTGTAAAAGCGGGACATACTGAAGTTGTCGGAGCATTACTTCAAGCAGGATCTAATCCAAATTTAcccattaaaataaatgataactGTATTAGCAATAGTAGTACTGAAAGTAATGACTCGTGTAATAATACAAGTCCACTGACAATCGCTTGTAAAAATCGTGATGTAAAGATAACAGATTTATTACTTAAATACGGTGCCGTTGATAATGATTGCAAAGCATTAAAAATAGCAGCTCAGAATCGTGATGAAGTTCTTACTGctaaattattgtcaataaaaGCCCATCCAGATCCcgagtataaaataaataagaaagcaATGACTGAAGGCACACAGACCTCACATTTCTCAGCGTTATCTAGTTTTGGTAACGTAACTTATCCATCATTATTTCCAAACACACCGACGATGATTAATTGGCACAATCAGCAGTGTCGACTTTCACAAATTCGCAGCCAATGGCTCATTGACGCGGTTCTTaatgtaaacaaaaaattaaatgttaaaaataatgatttggTACTTTATGCAATAACACGAATAGACATTTCGCACAATTCAATAACGACGGTaccatcattaattttttacttgcaaagtttgaaatatttaaacatgGCACAAAATAAGATTGACAATTTGACGGCTGAGTCAAACAATCCGCGTGATAAATTGTGTCCCGTGTTGGaagaaatatatttacaagACAATAGATTGGAGATGTTGCctaattttttgatgaatttaCCAGGGCTTGAAATAATGGACGTgtctaataataaattgcagTGTCTGCCGGATAATCTCTGGCAGGCGCCAAAATTGAAAGAATTGAATGCGTCGTTTAATTTGCTAAGGGATTTGCCTAGTCAGGTGTCGCAAAATATATCGCGACGAGTGCAGCGGGATGATATATTGAGTAATAGTCCGAGTAGCCGCAGCATTAATTCACAAATGGGTTTATCGCATGAAGACTCAACGGAATTTGAATCCTTCATCAAATTAGCAAACGCCCAGATAATTGAACTAGAGAGACCTCATGTTTGGACTGAGTCTGTTCAGGTAACCGAGAAAATATCCGACGACACTGAACCGGGAACTCGTTCTGTTCTTACGTCACTTAATTTGGCgcacaatttatttaatagcatTCCTGTGGCTCTGCCATGTCTGGCTGTAAATTTGGTGCGGCTCAATATGGCGTACAATTCATTGCGTTCAATGAGTCATATAACTTCTTACCCCGCTAGTTTGAAACAACTTGATCTGTCAAACAACCAAATATCCTGCTGGCCAAGTTTGCCCCAAGTCGACGGCGCCGATGTCATGGAACAGGCGACGACCGCTTGCTATTGTCCGGCAACGAACATCCAGTCCCCCATGGTATCAAATAACCGACAGACAACGACTTCGTTGAGAGACGTAGTTCTGATGTCTGTCTGCACTCACCGACGACACCTGAGGCTTGAAAATTTACGGACTTTAGTTCTAGCAAACAATTTGCTAACGCGGATCCAGTTGACGTCAGTCGATGACGGCGAGTCGCCGAATGTTGAAGAAGAAAGCATTGATAGGGACACTAAAATAGCGTACTCTGGTTCGAAACTCTATTTACTTTTTCCGAATGTCAGTATGCTGGATGTCAGTAGCAATCAATTGAAAGAAATCccttataatatttatgagcTGAACAATTTGTCGGTATTGAATATCAGTGGGAATGTTGATATTACCGAGCTGCCACCGCAAATGGGTCTTTTGTCACGCCTGTGGAATTTAAATACTCAAGGCTGCCGACTGCAGGAGCCTTTGAAATCGATGATTGAATCTAAAAAGTACAAGACAATGGACGTTGTCGGTTATCTTAAGTCAGTATTAGAAGACGCTAAGCCCTATGCCAGAATGAAGCTTATGATCGTTGGTATACAGGGAATTGGCAAGACGAGTTTGCTTGAACAATTGCGCCAAGAAGGCGAGGtccctaataaaaaaaagtcatccgAACACTGGACCAAAAGGatgggaaataaaaatataaatactaaaACAGCCAAAGGCACAACCATTTCGACTGTCGGAGTTGATATCGGAGACTggatttacgaaaaaaaagtgCGCGGGCAATCATCTCACGGTCCGGTTTACTTCAGGACTTGGGATTTCGGTGGTCAGAAGGAATACTATGCAACCCATCAGTACTTTCTGTCAAAACGTAGCCTGTATATCGTCGTCTGGCGGATAATCGATGGCCTGAAAGgcataaatgaaattttccagTGGCTCGTAAATATACAAAGTCGCGCTCCCAATTCCCCGGTTATTATTGTCGGCACACATTACGATGTTTCGAACGACCAAAGCGAGTCGCTGCAACAGTACATccgtgaaaaatttataaatgtcgTTGACGCTGAAAAATGCGGGCTGCCAAAAGTTATGGAAACCATCGAAATAAGTTGCAAAACTCGGCACAATATTAAGATGCTCTGTAATCTTATTTACGATGTTGTGTTTAGTCTAAGATCGCCAGGAAGTAAAGAATTATTACTTGAGCAACGCGTGCCCGCTAGTTATCTTGCCCTTGAAGATGTCGTAGTTCAACTGGCTCATGACAGAAAACTTTCTGGTTGTGATCCAGTTCTGAAAGCTGACCAATATTACGCAGCTGTGAATAACGAACTGCATAAACTCCATAGATCATTTCGAGACCCCGCGGAATTGCATCAAGCGACGCTTTTTCTTCATGAGAACGGGATAATTTTACACTACGATGACGCGACGCTTCGTGACTTGTATTTTCTTGACCCTCAATGGCTCTGCGATATGTTGGCTCATGTCGTAACGATCCGCGAAATAAATCCATTTGCCAGATGCGGGATAATGAAACTCGATGATATCCAACATGTCTTCAAATCATCAACGATATCGTCAACAGACACGCAAGGTTACATTGTAAgcctgttaaataaatttgaagtcGCTCTCACTTGGGACTATCGGACCCTACTGATACCGAGTCTGTTACCAACAGAGGAAGACATTTTGCGCAACAAtcagtttattaaaattcctGTTAAAACCAGAAGCTGGCATATAAGATCGAAGAAAATAACAACGCCGACAATGCCCTCACCTTCAATTtcaatagataaaaataataaactaaactGTTCGCTGACTTCCAGACCACAGCCAGACTGTTCGGTAACACGATTACTGCTGATGTCATACTTTCCAAGTGGTTTTTGGTCTCGACTTATTACTAGGATACTTGCGGACGACGCTATTGTAGAAATAGTCATGTCGTTTATAACTCCATTCAAACAAGTTGTCGACGAAAACATATTTTCTGCGCTGACGGACACCCACGCAGAATGGGTCCTATGGCAAACAGGTCTTGAGTTACGTTACGCAGGCATCACTTTATTGAGACTCAAGGAagtcaattataatttaaaaaatacacccTACGATTATCggcagtttaaatttaaactgaaGCAAGACGGAATCTGGTGTACCGTTGACCTGAAAAATTCGGCTATTCTTGAGATCTGGTTTCCAGTTGACACTTTGGTGATAAAGCAGCCAATATTGTCTGGGTCTATTGACGATGAACCGATTGGTTACCAAGCTATTGTTGTCGAACCACGGCCAGAAAGTATGCCTCAGATGTTAGCTTTGATCGTCGATCATATCGATATTTTACTGGAAGACTGGTACCCAACACTGGGAACTCGATTCGTTCATACTTCCGAAGGAAAGTTACTTGTTACACGATTGATACCTTGCCCACGCTGTCTCTTAAACAATGGAGATCACGAAGGAGAAACGAGTGATCAAGAACATCCATCTGAAGACATTCCCAAGTATTATATGAACAATAGAGAGAGACAGAGTCAGGACAGTTATAAATCGGACGGTGACAGTGGCGTTGGTTATGACAGTTCGACATCGAGTAGAATGCCATCGCTTGAAGGACATCCCGATTTAATACGCCAGTATCCCAAGCCTGAAGGTATACTCGCTTACTCGTGGATGGTTGAAGAGTGTATACTTTCAGCTTACAGCAACAAAACAATAGCCTGCCCAAAGCATTTGGATATCCCGCTCTCTCACATAGCACCCGATATTATCTTCATGGATCTCGGCGCTAAGCATCTCATTAAGCCAGAAGATATTAAACGCGGAAGAATGTTGGGTCGTGGCGCATTTGGTTTTGTATTCAAAGGTAATTGTCGTGCTCCATGTAGTGCTGGTAGAATAGACGTGGCAATGAAAATGCTCCAACCAGTGCCGCCAGGTCCGAATTCAAAACCGTCAGCTGTGTTAGCTTACAAAGCGGCACAGAGTAAGTGGGATCGTGATCCACTTCAGTATGCCTGCAAGGCCTACTGTACAGCAAGACAGgaattgaatattttgttgACTTTAAGACACGTAAATATTGTCCCACTTGTTGGAATAGTAATAAGTCCTTTGGCTCTTGTACTAGACCTTGCGCCCGAAGGTGCTTTGGAcaatgtgttaaaaaattaccgaCGTTCTGGTGCTAAACTAGATCCTTATACTCTTCAGTCAATAATACTGCAAGTTGCTAAAGCAGTCGAGTATCTTCATCAGCAGCATGTTATTTACAGAGATCTAAAGTCAGAAAATGTACTAGTCTGGCAAATGCCGCTACCTTTTGCTGAGTATCCCGAGCAGCATAATGTTCATGTTAAAGTTGCTGACTATGGTATATCTCGGTTAACTTTACCGTCCGGTGCCAAGGGATTCGGTGGTACCGAAGGTTTCATGGCACCggagataataaaatataacggTGAGGAAGAATATACAGAGAAAGTTGATTCGTTTTCATTTGGAATGTTCATCTACGAGCTTGTCACACTAAGGCAGCCATTTGAGGGACATGAAGCTGTTAAAGAATGCATATTAGAAGGAGGTAGACCTCCATTGACATTTCGTGAGACTCTTTATCCCTGTTATTTATTAGATCTTATGGTTATTTGTTGGGCACAAAATCCTAAAGATCGTCCTACAGCTAGTCAGATAGTATCAATAGCATCTGCGCCAGAATTTACTCATCTTATTGACGTTACATTACTTACTGAGAGAACTCACGTGACGGCAATAACTGCAACCTCACGTTTATTGGATGACAATATAAATGGTGATGAGATATGGCTGGGACACAACAACGGAGAAGTTGATATGCTATTGGGGACGGAAAAAGGTTGGTTACAACACGTGAGAATAGAAACACCCGTTATTCCTTACGCTATGTGTGGCGTGGATGGTTACATCTGGATAGGAGACAATGCTGGACAAATACACGTTTATCTAGGAAGTAACTTTGGCTGTGTGGGAAGTTATAATCTTGAACCGGATCATTATAGTGACTCCAAGGTCGTTGGTTTAATACATCTTGAGCAGCTTAAACAATTTGCAGTAGCATTGTACAGCGGTAAAATATACTTACTTACTAATAATTTTACGCAGatgaaaaaaactgaaatcGAAACTAAAATTGTTGATAACATTAAAACTTATTCGCTGACTGCTGTTTATCGCCGAAGACGGATATTGGAATTATGGACAGGGCAAAGTTTTGGTAGAATAAcaatatatgttttaaaaGATGGTAATTTAGTGGACACGTGTGAATTGATTCATATGTCAAATGAAACggctagtaaaaatttatttgctacTTATTTATTGAGCGCGGAAAATTCAGTCCTCAGTTACACTTATCCTGGATGCATTGTTTACCAGTGGGATGTTGAAACACGTcagattataaataaattagatatGTCTAAATTAGTACCGTGCTCAGAAAGTCTAAAGTCTATTTCAAtagaagaaaatttaactacAGAACGCTGCCAAGTCACGGCACTGGAGGCATGCATTAATCAACTTTATATTGGTACTACGTGGGGATGTATTGCCGTTGCTGAATGTAATTCTTTGAGACCAATTACGGTTTTCAGGCCGTTTGAGGGTAAAGTGTGCCAAATAGTTGCATTAAAATCAACtgacaagaaaaaattgtcattGGCTACTGTCGGACAAGGATACCGTAGTTTAATTTCACGTTACACTGACTATCCATTGGATTGTTTAGTTGCTGAAGATTTAAAGCATAACATGTATACTTTACTTTGGAGGTCGGAACATTGGTCAGCTGcgtaa
- the LOC130670884 gene encoding nudC domain-containing protein 3-like has protein sequence MSDYVAPVQEADSYNGASHDNFTWSQSISDLDVLLNIPDSLMSPRDLKVTVSSKEIKVEILENNLTICADSTKKWSIFFQAELSFPVKENETIWCMTPKKHIHIHMEKKYERWWEALIVGESKIKLDKIDCSRDFNDLKLDEQMKLQELMWNEKQKLLSRTSKNSSTQKK, from the exons ATGAGCGATTATGTTGCTCCAGTACAAGAAGCAGATTCTTACAATGGTGCTAGTCATGATAACTTTACTTGGTCACAAAGTATAAGTGACCTTGACGTGCTCCTGAACATTCCTGACAGTCTGATGAGCCCTCGTGACCTCAAAGTCACTGTATCGAGCAAGGAAATCAAGGTCGAGAttcttgaaaataatttaacgatCTGCGCTGATAGTACGAAAAAatggtcgattttttttcaagccgAATTATCCTTTCCTGTGAAAGAAAATGAAACTATTTGGTGTATGACTCCTAAAAAACATATTCAC ATtcatatggaaaaaaaatatgaaagatgGTGGGAAGCTCTAATAGTCGGGGAATCCAAAATAAAACTCGACAAAATTGATTGTTCGCGTGATTTTAATGACCTTAAATTAGACGAGCAAATGAAATTACAAGAATTGATGTggaatgaaaaacaaaaattattatcgagAACAAGCAAAAATTCAAGTAcacaaaagaaataa